Proteins from a single region of bacterium BMS3Abin14:
- the arcC2 gene encoding carbamate kinase 2 gives MSTSQKIGLPSRMLVAIGGNATHPENITGTSDEQIAIAANTARALLPLTLFDNELVVTHGNGPVVGKILMRQVLTRDRIPPMSLDICVAHSQGGIAYLLMQAMENALREAGSPRHVACLLTQVEVDPEDPAFENPTKPIGPFFSESDAGKISQEIGWLMKEDAGRGWRHVVPSPKPLHICDISLVQALAQRGTVVIAGGGGGIPIVRGPKGVRRGVEAVIDKDHTSALMGNVLGIEDMLILTSVPKVVVRFGKPDSRDLDHVTLDELRTYYNEGYFAEGSMGPKILAAIRFLDGGGKRVIIGHLEKAMEALSGETGTHIVCDEVQ, from the coding sequence ATGTCTACTTCACAGAAAATAGGGCTTCCCTCGCGGATGTTGGTTGCAATCGGTGGTAACGCGACGCACCCGGAAAATATCACAGGGACATCGGACGAGCAGATAGCCATCGCCGCCAACACGGCCAGAGCGCTGCTGCCTCTCACCCTTTTTGACAACGAGCTAGTTGTGACCCATGGTAACGGGCCGGTTGTCGGGAAGATCCTTATGCGCCAGGTCCTTACCCGGGATCGCATTCCCCCCATGTCCCTTGATATCTGCGTAGCCCATAGCCAGGGTGGCATAGCGTACCTGCTGATGCAGGCTATGGAAAATGCCCTTCGCGAAGCGGGCAGCCCGAGACATGTAGCCTGTCTGCTAACGCAGGTCGAGGTCGATCCTGAGGATCCGGCTTTCGAGAACCCGACCAAACCGATCGGTCCTTTTTTCAGCGAATCAGATGCCGGGAAGATATCTCAGGAGATCGGTTGGCTCATGAAGGAAGATGCCGGGCGTGGTTGGCGTCACGTGGTCCCGTCACCAAAGCCGCTGCATATATGTGATATTTCGCTTGTCCAGGCTCTGGCCCAGAGAGGTACCGTCGTCATCGCGGGAGGGGGAGGCGGCATCCCTATAGTCAGGGGGCCAAAGGGTGTGAGGCGAGGCGTCGAAGCGGTCATCGATAAGGATCATACGTCGGCCTTAATGGGAAACGTCCTTGGCATAGAGGACATGCTTATCCTGACCTCTGTCCCAAAGGTGGTGGTTCGCTTCGGCAAGCCTGATTCGAGGGATCTGGACCATGTGACTCTGGACGAACTGCGCACCTATTATAATGAAGGATATTTTGCTGAAGGAAGCATGGGGCCGAAGATTCTGGCTGCTATACGGTTCCTCGATGGAGGCGGCAAGCGTGTCATAATCGGTCACCTGGAAAAAGCGATGGAAGCTCTGTCCGGCGAAACCGGCACGCACATCGTCTGTGATGAAGTTCAGTGA
- the sucD_1 gene encoding succinyl-CoA ligase [ADP-forming] subunit alpha, which translates to MKSVVVNMVRTGFFLDSVALMRLSRTISELEGVEESALMIGTPSNKEIMKEAGILGAEGENASGRDLIIGIRAVSREAADKALEGSVNLLANSKVIRGKGATLRPRTIASAVKSAPDVNLALISVAGEFAGAEARKALHKGLHVMIFSDNVPLSEEIQLKREARELDRLMMGPDCGTTIISGAALAFGNKVNHGDIGIIGASGTGIQEISCLISRSGGGISQAIGVGGRDLKEEVGGISTMMALEALEEDSKTRHIVLVSKSPGPSVAERIMEKIKASSKNFTICYLGLSELELPDNAVRAPTLKAAAQSALGGKSIFDDFDVSRSAVGLSNGRNEVIGLFSGGTLCAEAQLIFLDAGEALSSNAPVPGVSQIEEVERGHHFIDLGEDAYTLGRPHPMIDPAVRDDGIQRAMDNPKVGVVLVDIVIGYGAHQDPAGHLVSTLGNYNNDGPLVITSVTGTDADIQNRSSQVKCLENAGVLVAPSNVDAALLALACIKKGR; encoded by the coding sequence ATGAAAAGTGTAGTGGTAAACATGGTCCGAACGGGATTTTTCCTGGATTCGGTGGCCTTGATGAGACTTTCCCGCACGATCTCCGAACTGGAAGGTGTTGAGGAATCGGCCCTCATGATAGGAACGCCATCGAACAAAGAGATTATGAAAGAGGCCGGTATTCTGGGGGCTGAAGGAGAGAACGCTTCAGGTCGTGATCTTATCATCGGCATCCGCGCGGTGAGCCGGGAGGCTGCAGACAAGGCGCTGGAAGGCTCGGTGAACCTGCTTGCCAATTCGAAGGTCATACGCGGAAAAGGTGCGACGTTGCGGCCCAGGACCATTGCTTCCGCAGTTAAATCGGCACCGGACGTCAACCTTGCCCTGATCTCGGTAGCCGGGGAGTTTGCCGGGGCGGAAGCGAGAAAAGCTCTGCATAAGGGTCTTCACGTCATGATCTTCAGTGATAACGTGCCTCTCTCGGAGGAGATCCAGCTGAAAAGAGAAGCTCGAGAGCTTGACCGGTTGATGATGGGTCCTGATTGCGGAACAACGATCATCAGCGGTGCGGCCCTTGCTTTTGGCAACAAGGTTAATCACGGAGACATCGGCATCATCGGTGCTTCCGGAACGGGCATCCAGGAGATTTCGTGCCTGATCAGCCGCAGCGGCGGTGGCATCTCTCAGGCCATAGGGGTCGGCGGACGTGATCTCAAGGAAGAAGTCGGGGGCATCTCCACCATGATGGCTCTTGAAGCTCTGGAGGAGGATTCCAAAACCCGTCACATCGTGCTGGTCTCTAAATCACCTGGACCGTCTGTGGCCGAGAGGATCATGGAAAAGATCAAGGCAAGCTCAAAAAATTTTACCATCTGTTACCTTGGCCTGTCTGAGCTGGAACTGCCCGATAACGCCGTTCGGGCTCCGACCTTGAAGGCCGCTGCACAGTCGGCGCTCGGCGGCAAATCGATCTTCGACGATTTTGACGTGTCCAGGTCAGCTGTCGGCCTCTCCAATGGGCGGAATGAGGTCATAGGCCTGTTTTCGGGCGGCACCCTCTGTGCTGAGGCTCAGCTGATATTCCTCGATGCCGGTGAGGCACTGAGCTCCAATGCCCCCGTACCTGGTGTCTCGCAGATTGAAGAAGTTGAGAGGGGACACCATTTCATTGATCTTGGAGAGGATGCTTACACCCTGGGCCGTCCTCACCCCATGATCGACCCGGCTGTACGTGACGATGGCATTCAAAGAGCCATGGACAACCCAAAGGTCGGTGTCGTTCTGGTTGATATCGTCATCGGGTACGGGGCTCATCAGGATCCTGCCGGTCATCTGGTCTCCACACTCGGAAACTATAATAACGACGGTCCCCTGGTAATCACGTCGGTCACCGGGACCGACGCTGATATCCAGAACCGATCATCCCAGGTCAAGTGCCTGGAAAATGCCGGTGTGCTGGTGGCGCCATCCAATGTGGATGCAGCCCTCCTTGCGTTGGCCTGTATAAAAAAAGGGAGATAA
- a CDS encoding membrane protein FdrA translates to MNPKNISKLLTEPLQVINVGLQEFADALESQNVPVTHMDWLPPAGGNPEMVGLLEKLGSGAVKGKIEKANSEAFERMVSADPVLVDVVPAKEAIPTLGDRMILHAGPPIGWDRMCGPLRGAIAGIAVFEGWAPDLPAAEKMAAGRAFEFSPNHHHGAVGPMTGMTTVSQPVLVVENRKFGNRSFCTINEGLGKVMRFGGNDEEVLDRLRWLRDEFGPALGGALRNMGGIPLKNLVARGLSMGDEMHQRNVGCTGLILKELAPALARTSSDVNALERALAFIGGNDQFFLNIAMAMGKAIMDPVAGIENACVVTAMSRNGTDFGVRVSATGDEWFTAPVEMPKGLYFPGFTEDDANPDMGDSSILETVGLGGFAMAASPSVAGFVGAGMAADAINFTRSMAEITVGENLEWTIPAMDYTGVPTGIDIHLVVETGLVPTINTGMAHKKPGVGQVGAGVARAPMACFEKALEAFAGRAGAK, encoded by the coding sequence ATGAATCCGAAAAATATTTCCAAACTTCTCACAGAACCTCTGCAAGTTATCAATGTAGGGCTCCAGGAGTTCGCTGATGCACTGGAGTCCCAGAATGTGCCGGTGACCCACATGGACTGGTTGCCACCGGCAGGCGGCAATCCAGAGATGGTCGGCCTTTTGGAGAAACTGGGTTCCGGCGCTGTTAAGGGCAAGATCGAAAAGGCTAACAGTGAAGCGTTCGAGCGGATGGTTTCCGCGGACCCGGTCCTGGTGGATGTGGTGCCCGCGAAAGAGGCCATCCCGACGCTAGGTGACCGCATGATCCTTCACGCCGGCCCGCCCATCGGATGGGATCGCATGTGCGGGCCGCTCCGCGGAGCTATTGCCGGGATCGCGGTGTTCGAGGGGTGGGCGCCTGATCTTCCAGCCGCTGAAAAAATGGCTGCCGGGAGAGCGTTTGAATTTTCACCGAACCATCACCACGGGGCAGTTGGACCCATGACCGGAATGACCACTGTGAGCCAACCGGTTCTTGTGGTCGAGAACAGGAAGTTCGGCAACCGTTCCTTCTGCACCATCAACGAGGGGCTGGGCAAGGTCATGCGTTTCGGTGGAAACGATGAGGAGGTTCTGGACCGGCTGAGGTGGCTCAGGGATGAGTTCGGGCCGGCCCTTGGCGGAGCTCTTCGAAACATGGGAGGGATTCCCCTGAAAAACCTCGTGGCGCGAGGTCTTTCCATGGGGGATGAAATGCACCAGCGGAACGTCGGGTGCACCGGTCTGATACTCAAGGAACTTGCGCCGGCTTTGGCCAGAACGTCATCGGATGTCAATGCCCTCGAGCGTGCCCTGGCTTTTATCGGTGGAAATGACCAGTTTTTCCTGAATATCGCCATGGCCATGGGGAAAGCCATCATGGACCCGGTGGCCGGTATTGAGAATGCGTGTGTGGTCACCGCCATGTCCCGCAACGGGACGGATTTCGGCGTCCGTGTGAGCGCGACCGGTGATGAGTGGTTCACGGCCCCGGTGGAAATGCCAAAAGGGCTCTACTTCCCGGGCTTTACTGAAGATGATGCCAACCCTGACATGGGTGATTCAAGCATTCTGGAAACAGTCGGCCTAGGTGGTTTTGCCATGGCCGCCTCCCCTTCGGTGGCAGGATTTGTGGGGGCCGGTATGGCGGCCGACGCCATCAATTTCACCCGATCCATGGCGGAGATCACAGTGGGTGAAAATCTGGAGTGGACCATCCCTGCCATGGACTATACCGGCGTTCCCACCGGGATCGACATTCATCTCGTTGTTGAAACGGGACTGGTGCCTACGATCAACACTGGTATGGCCCACAAAAAACCGGGGGTGGGGCAGGTCGGTGCAGGCGTAGCGCGCGCGCCTATGGCATGTTTCGAGAAAGCACTTGAAGCTTTTGCCGGAAGGGCAGGTGCTAAATGA
- the siaT_1 gene encoding sialic acid TRAP transporter permease protein SiaT has product MITLFFLLLVVFLVLGVPIFIALSGSVLGAILVGGNLPPAIVVERLFAGLDKFALMAIPFFILTGNLMNVGGLSRRIVNLANLLVGRFTGGMGMTAVSSSMFFSAISGSSPATVVAVGSLLYPALKDQGYNKPFSIGVIIASGSIGIIIPPSIVMIVYAAVTGVSVGALFMAGVGAGLLYGLCFLPYCYYQARKDGVVPSPPPSRKQLWEGLKDSSWGLGVPIVVLGGIYMGVFTPTEAAAASVIYSLAISALIYKEATVTQLFGAIKNAAVTTAQVMIILSAASVLSWFLTSQGLALTIANSVLSLSSNPYHVFFLINVTVLIVGMFIDAASIMVILAPLFYKIGIQVGINPIHLGAVLTVNGAVGMFTPPFGLNLFVASSLGDVDYIQAVRGSLPFIVLALIALAILTYVPEVSMWLPRMVYKGIV; this is encoded by the coding sequence ATGATCACTCTGTTTTTTTTACTGCTTGTTGTTTTTCTTGTCCTGGGTGTGCCGATCTTCATCGCCCTTTCCGGCTCGGTGCTCGGCGCCATACTGGTGGGAGGGAACCTTCCGCCTGCTATTGTGGTGGAAAGGTTGTTCGCTGGTCTCGACAAGTTTGCCCTGATGGCCATTCCGTTTTTCATCCTCACCGGGAATCTCATGAATGTTGGAGGACTTTCACGAAGGATTGTGAACCTGGCCAACCTGCTGGTGGGACGTTTCACCGGCGGCATGGGGATGACGGCAGTGTCCTCGAGTATGTTTTTCAGCGCCATCTCGGGTTCCAGCCCGGCCACTGTCGTCGCCGTCGGCTCGCTGTTGTACCCGGCCCTCAAGGACCAGGGATACAACAAGCCGTTTTCCATTGGTGTCATCATAGCTTCCGGTTCCATCGGGATAATCATCCCCCCGAGCATAGTCATGATCGTCTACGCGGCGGTCACCGGTGTCTCGGTGGGCGCTCTCTTCATGGCTGGGGTCGGCGCCGGCCTGCTTTACGGCTTATGTTTCCTGCCCTACTGCTACTATCAGGCCCGAAAAGACGGGGTCGTTCCCTCGCCGCCGCCAAGCAGAAAGCAGCTCTGGGAAGGGCTGAAAGATTCCTCATGGGGCCTTGGTGTGCCCATAGTCGTTTTGGGTGGGATTTATATGGGAGTGTTCACCCCTACTGAAGCCGCCGCGGCATCGGTGATCTATTCCCTGGCCATCTCGGCGCTCATTTACAAGGAAGCCACAGTAACCCAACTATTTGGCGCCATCAAGAATGCCGCCGTTACCACGGCCCAGGTGATGATCATCCTGTCCGCCGCTTCCGTATTGTCCTGGTTCCTGACAAGTCAGGGCTTGGCTCTAACCATCGCCAATTCTGTGTTGTCCTTGAGCTCCAACCCATACCATGTGTTCTTCCTGATAAACGTCACGGTCCTGATCGTCGGCATGTTCATTGACGCCGCTTCGATCATGGTCATCCTCGCGCCGCTGTTCTACAAGATCGGTATTCAGGTCGGCATTAATCCCATCCATCTCGGAGCAGTGCTGACTGTAAACGGCGCTGTAGGCATGTTCACTCCCCCCTTCGGTCTTAACCTGTTTGTAGCAAGTTCGCTTGGCGACGTGGATTATATACAGGCCGTTCGGGGATCGCTCCCCTTCATTGTTCTGGCGCTCATAGCACTGGCCATATTGACCTATGTACCCGAAGTTAGCATGTGGCTGCCCCGGATGGTTTACAAGGGGATCGTATAA
- the siaT_2 gene encoding sialic acid TRAP transporter permease protein SiaT — protein MSKLDAVLSKTEEFLLGVLMTTASLVLFANIIARYVFNWGFPWAEELVRYEIIWMVFLGGSVAARQGLHIGVDLLVRFAPRPLRKPINILINVISLVFCGFIVYYGAALIIQTRMFGQVSPALQMPMWMVQLAIPFGAGLMALRFAQQIWRLTVGNKMESHLESIG, from the coding sequence ATGTCTAAATTGGACGCGGTTCTATCAAAGACTGAAGAATTTCTGCTCGGGGTTCTAATGACAACCGCATCCCTAGTGCTGTTCGCCAACATTATTGCCCGTTACGTGTTCAACTGGGGTTTCCCCTGGGCTGAGGAGCTGGTTCGTTACGAGATCATCTGGATGGTGTTCCTCGGCGGTAGCGTCGCCGCGAGGCAGGGGCTCCACATCGGGGTCGACCTCCTTGTGAGGTTCGCGCCACGGCCCTTACGCAAACCGATTAACATTTTGATCAATGTGATCTCCCTGGTCTTTTGCGGTTTCATCGTCTACTACGGTGCCGCTTTGATCATTCAGACCAGAATGTTCGGACAGGTCAGCCCAGCGCTGCAGATGCCCATGTGGATGGTGCAACTGGCCATTCCCTTTGGTGCCGGCCTTATGGCTCTTCGCTTCGCCCAGCAGATATGGCGTCTAACCGTTGGCAACAAAATGGAATCCCATCTGGAGAGCATAGGATAA